One genomic segment of Streptomyces sp. TLI_146 includes these proteins:
- a CDS encoding TniB family NTP-binding protein, producing MVSGQEAVPVSAEPAAVTTWQGFEAFATTAPPAPPTAGAPQRSVDERLAYHSAFVTIRTPAVDALARNVRTLMILGQHQHITARPSLIVTGPATTGKTTALLEVGRVCHLAHTARSPHPGINHTASVPVAYVLVPPAASAKTLAAEFARYLGIPTTIRMTQAQITTAVCTTYAKASVKLVLIDEIHRLNPHTTTGAETADLLKDLTERIGATFVYAGIDVTRSELFSGVRGAQLAGRASLIDFSAFPARLGEQEPFKELITLMEQALDLENHKTGSLPRLASYLHERTGGKIGSLSRLIRHAAIDAICDGSERITKTSLEAIQLDHLAEEHYRPHTRHSPTPPGRSRR from the coding sequence ATGGTGAGTGGGCAAGAAGCCGTTCCGGTTTCCGCCGAACCGGCAGCGGTCACTACCTGGCAGGGATTCGAGGCGTTCGCCACCACTGCCCCGCCCGCCCCGCCGACGGCAGGGGCACCACAGCGCAGCGTGGACGAACGCCTCGCCTACCACTCGGCGTTCGTCACCATCCGCACCCCAGCCGTCGATGCCCTGGCCCGCAACGTCCGCACCCTGATGATCCTCGGACAGCACCAGCACATCACCGCACGCCCCAGCCTGATCGTCACCGGCCCCGCCACTACCGGCAAGACCACCGCGCTCCTCGAAGTCGGTCGCGTCTGCCACCTCGCCCACACCGCACGCAGTCCCCACCCCGGCATCAATCACACCGCTTCTGTGCCGGTCGCCTACGTCCTGGTCCCGCCCGCCGCCAGCGCGAAAACCCTCGCCGCCGAATTCGCCCGCTACCTCGGCATCCCCACCACCATCCGCATGACCCAAGCCCAGATCACCACCGCCGTGTGCACCACCTACGCCAAAGCCAGCGTAAAACTCGTCCTGATCGACGAAATCCACCGGCTCAACCCCCACACCACCACCGGCGCCGAAACCGCCGACCTCCTCAAAGACCTCACCGAACGCATCGGCGCGACGTTCGTGTACGCGGGCATCGACGTGACACGCAGCGAGCTGTTCAGCGGGGTACGTGGTGCCCAACTCGCCGGTCGGGCCAGCCTCATCGACTTCAGCGCCTTCCCCGCCCGCCTCGGGGAACAAGAGCCGTTCAAAGAACTGATCACGTTGATGGAACAAGCCCTCGACCTTGAGAACCACAAGACGGGCAGTCTGCCCCGCCTTGCCTCATATCTTCACGAGCGCACCGGTGGGAAGATCGGCAGCCTCTCGCGCCTGATCCGCCACGCCGCGATCGACGCGATCTGCGACGGCAGCGAACGCATCACCAAAACATCCCTCGAAGCCATCCAGCTCGACCACCTCGCCGAGGAACACTACCGACCCCACACCCGCCACTCCCCCACGCCACCCGGGCGGTCACGCCGGTGA
- a CDS encoding Mu transposase C-terminal domain-containing protein, producing the protein MNALVDTRELPGRPAGGAAVPTGPFTPTRALRPGEMVQVDTTRLDVMAINDDGRPARPELTIAVDVATRSILAAVLRPQGTKAVDAALLLAEMAVPHPMRPGWDTALRLAYAAVPYERLLPLDHRLDGAAARPVVVPETIVVDRGKVFLSQGFSAACETLGISVQSAPPRRPSAKGSVERTFGAINTLVAQHVAGYTGSDVTRRGPRVESEACWSVAQLQDLLDEWIICGWQSRPHDALRHPVLSRTVLSPNEMWAALLGVCGYVPLPLSGRDYLALLPVRWCAITGRGIRIDHRTYDDAVLNEHRGQSSGIPLRGGKWEVHHNPHDLRQVWVRLPDGSLAEVPWIHRDHVHEPFGEQAWRLVKAAVEQRAGREQHEADLADSLDQLLRRARTTADAAPLPPGAAGQKAEQTGEERAGVQIAASAPDRSEGVLLSAGSLTHALPQQHSGTAVDHDAAKGIEWEEADSLDDLAAQGDSDTEPPGGSRPDRGFALWNAYEEAQRW; encoded by the coding sequence GTGAACGCACTGGTCGATACCCGTGAGCTGCCCGGGCGTCCGGCCGGTGGCGCGGCGGTGCCGACGGGGCCGTTCACGCCGACCCGGGCACTGCGGCCGGGCGAGATGGTACAGGTCGACACCACCCGGCTGGATGTGATGGCCATCAACGACGACGGGCGTCCGGCGCGGCCGGAACTCACCATCGCCGTCGACGTGGCCACGCGCTCCATCCTGGCCGCCGTGCTGCGCCCGCAGGGGACGAAAGCGGTCGACGCGGCACTGCTGCTCGCCGAGATGGCCGTGCCCCACCCGATGCGGCCCGGATGGGACACCGCGCTGCGGCTCGCGTACGCGGCGGTGCCCTACGAGCGGCTGCTGCCACTCGATCACCGGCTGGACGGGGCGGCAGCGCGGCCGGTGGTCGTACCCGAGACCATCGTCGTCGACCGCGGCAAGGTGTTCCTCTCCCAAGGGTTCTCGGCCGCGTGCGAAACCCTGGGGATCAGTGTGCAGAGCGCCCCACCCCGCCGGCCGAGTGCGAAGGGCTCGGTGGAGCGGACCTTTGGTGCGATCAACACGCTGGTCGCTCAGCATGTCGCCGGCTACACCGGATCCGACGTCACCCGCCGCGGACCGCGCGTGGAGAGCGAGGCCTGCTGGAGCGTTGCGCAGCTCCAGGACCTGCTGGACGAATGGATCATCTGCGGGTGGCAGTCCCGTCCCCACGACGCGTTGCGTCATCCCGTGCTGTCCCGGACGGTGCTGTCACCGAACGAGATGTGGGCCGCGCTGCTCGGCGTGTGCGGATACGTGCCACTGCCGTTGTCCGGGCGGGACTACCTGGCGCTCCTGCCGGTGCGCTGGTGCGCCATCACCGGCCGCGGCATCCGCATCGACCACCGCACCTACGACGATGCGGTGCTCAACGAACACCGCGGCCAAAGCTCCGGCATCCCGCTGCGCGGCGGAAAGTGGGAGGTCCACCACAACCCCCACGATCTACGGCAGGTCTGGGTACGGCTGCCCGACGGCAGCCTGGCCGAAGTGCCGTGGATCCACCGCGACCACGTCCACGAACCCTTCGGCGAACAAGCCTGGAGGCTCGTGAAAGCAGCCGTGGAACAGCGGGCCGGGCGGGAGCAGCACGAGGCCGACCTCGCCGACTCCCTCGATCAGCTCCTGCGCCGCGCCCGCACCACCGCAGACGCCGCGCCGCTTCCGCCGGGCGCAGCGGGGCAGAAAGCCGAACAGACCGGCGAGGAAAGGGCGGGCGTCCAAATCGCGGCATCCGCCCCAGACAGGAGTGAAGGAGTCCTCCTCTCCGCTGGTTCCCTGACGCATGCGCTTCCCCAGCAGCACAGCGGCACCGCGGTCGATCACGACGCAGCCAAGGGCATCGAATGGGAAGAAGCAGACAGCCTCGACGACCTGGCCGCCCAAGGCGACAGCGACACAGAGCCGCCGGGCGGCAGCCGGCCCGATCGTGGGTTCGCGTTGTGGAACGCCTACGAGGAGGCACAGCGATGGTGA